From the Anguilla anguilla isolate fAngAng1 chromosome 8, fAngAng1.pri, whole genome shotgun sequence genome, one window contains:
- the syt11a gene encoding synaptotagmin-11a, with the protein MAEITNIRPTYEVSPVLAGFLGAGVLVVSVTVAVFLWTCCQRRYRQLTGSYKLRGDRVDPATDPPYKFIHMLKGISIYPETLSNTKKIVRVGRRGRGGRGERDREWGRGVGGAGGGGGAVLLVDASGSAPPDAHAHAPPAPRPAQANRLERELPIRSDYCCLDSSSASSSEANSKTASPFTPGDEPGLGALSLAVDYNFPKKALVVTILEARGLPAVDEESGSSDPYVKMTILPEKKHRVKTRVLRKTLEPVFDETFTFYGVPYSALPELVLHFLVLSFDRFSRDDVIGEAVVPLAGVDPSTGRVQLTQRICKRSIQCVSRGELLLSLSYQPVTHRLSVVVLKAKHLPKMDITGLSGNPYVKVNVFYGRKRIAKKKTHVKKCTLNPVFNESFIYDVPAELMPDVSVEFLVIDFDRTTKNEVVGRVVLGAHSPSSSGATHWREVLDNPRRQIAKWHNLAEY; encoded by the exons aggtGTCCCCAGTGCTGGCGGGGTTCCTGGGCGCGGGGGTGCTGGTGGTGTCGGTGACGGTCGCCGTGTTCCTCTGGACCTGTTGCCAGCGGCGATACCGGCAGCTGACGGGCAGCTACAAGCTCCGCGGCGACCGGGTGGACCCGGCGACGGACCCGCCCTACAAGTTCATCCACATGCTGAAGGGCATCAGCATCTACCCGGAGACGCTCAGCAACACCAAGAAGATCGTGCGCGTGGGGCGGCGCgggcgcggggggcggggcgagcggGACCGCgagtgggggcggggcgtgggcggggccgggggcggcggcggcgcggtgCTGCTGGTGGACGCGTCCGGGAGCGCCCCGCCGgacgcccacgcccacgccccgcccgcgccccgccccgcgcagGCGAACCGGCTGGAGAGGGAGCTGCCCATCAGGTCCGACTACTGCTGCCTGGACAGCAGCTCGGCCAGCAGCAGCGAGGCCAACAGCAAGACCGCCTCCCCCTTCACCCCCGGCGACGAGCCCGGGCTGGGCGCCCTCAGCCTGGCCGTGGACTACAACTTCCCCAAGAAGGCGCTGGTGGTGACCATCCTGGAGGCGCGGGGCCTGCCGGCGGTGGACGAGGAGTCGGGCAGCTCCGACCCCTACGTGAAGATGACCATCCTGCCCGAGAAGAAGCACCGCGTGAAGACCCGCGTGCTGCGCAAGACGCTGGAGCCCGTCTTCGACGAGACCTTCACCTTCTACGGCGTGCCCTACAGCGCCCTGCCCGAGCTGGTGCTGCACTTCCTGGTGCTCAGCTTCGACCGCTTCTCCCGCGACGACGTCATCGGCGAGGCCGTGGTGCCGCTGGCCGGCGTGGACCCCAGCACCGGGAGGGTGCAGCTCACCCAGCGCATCTGCAAGAGGAGcatacag tgtgtaaGCCGTGGGGAGCTGCTGCTGTCTCTGTCCTACCAGCCCGTCACTCACAGGCTGAGTGTGGTGGTGCTGAAGGCCAAACACCTGCCCAAGATGGACATCACAGGCCTGTCCGGCA ACCCGTACGTGAAGGTGAACGTGTTCTACGGGCGCAAGCGCATCGCAAAGAAGAAGACGCACGTGAAGAAGTGCACGCTCAACCCCGTCTTCAACGAGTCCTTCATCTACGACGTGCCCGCCGAGCTGATGCCCGACGTCTCCGTGGAGTTCCTGGTCATCGACTTCGACCGCACCACCAAGAACGAGGTGGTGGGCCGGGTGGTGCTGGGGGCCCACAGCCCCAGTTCCTCTGGCGCCACCCACTGGCGGGAGGTCCTCGACAACCCCCGCCGGCAAATCGCTAAGTGGCACAACCTCGCGGAGTACTAG